A DNA window from Methylobacterium sp. NMS14P contains the following coding sequences:
- a CDS encoding malate/lactate/ureidoglycolate dehydrogenase: MRILADRLTAYVRDIFVREGCAEPEAERIGRFLVAANLTGHDSHGVVRVTRYVEWMRAGEVEAGRTPEIVTDAPNFALVDAHYGFGQTAGPVAVDLGIAKARENGVAIIALRHAGHIGRIGEWAERAAAAGLVSVHFVNVAGSLLVAPFGSVERRFSTAPFAAGFPVPGGDPIILDFATSLVAEGKVLVASRGGKPLPEGALIEPDGRLSADPATLFGPLEGVERDNQRGAGAIRAFGEHKGSGLALMCELLAGALTGSGTAGPGQRRICNGMLSIYVTPSALGTEDALAAETRAYLDFFKSAKPMPGAEVLLPGEPERRMRAERLAEGVPLPEPVWETLLAAGRPHGLDGNAYRT; the protein is encoded by the coding sequence ATGCGCATTCTGGCCGACAGGCTGACCGCCTACGTGCGGGACATCTTCGTGCGCGAGGGCTGCGCCGAGCCGGAGGCCGAGCGGATCGGCCGCTTCCTGGTCGCGGCGAACCTCACCGGCCACGACAGCCACGGCGTCGTCCGGGTCACCCGCTACGTCGAGTGGATGCGCGCCGGCGAGGTCGAGGCCGGCCGCACGCCCGAGATCGTCACCGACGCGCCGAACTTCGCCCTCGTGGACGCCCATTACGGGTTCGGGCAGACGGCCGGCCCCGTCGCCGTCGATCTCGGGATCGCCAAGGCGCGGGAGAACGGCGTCGCGATCATCGCCCTCCGGCACGCCGGGCATATCGGCCGGATCGGCGAGTGGGCCGAGCGGGCGGCGGCGGCGGGGCTCGTCTCGGTCCACTTCGTCAACGTGGCCGGCAGCCTCCTCGTGGCGCCGTTCGGATCCGTGGAGCGCCGCTTCTCGACGGCGCCCTTCGCGGCCGGCTTCCCGGTCCCAGGAGGCGACCCGATCATCCTCGACTTCGCCACGTCGCTGGTCGCCGAGGGCAAGGTGCTGGTCGCCTCCCGGGGCGGCAAGCCGCTGCCGGAGGGCGCGCTGATCGAGCCCGACGGCCGCCTCAGCGCCGACCCGGCGACCCTGTTCGGCCCGCTGGAGGGCGTCGAGCGCGACAACCAGCGCGGGGCGGGTGCGATCCGGGCCTTCGGCGAGCACAAGGGCTCCGGCCTCGCGCTAATGTGCGAGCTTCTGGCCGGCGCGCTCACCGGCTCCGGCACGGCCGGGCCCGGGCAGCGGCGGATCTGCAACGGCATGCTGTCGATCTACGTCACGCCGTCGGCCCTCGGCACCGAGGACGCCCTCGCGGCCGAGACGCGGGCCTATCTCGACTTCTTCAAGAGCGCGAAGCCGATGCCGGGCGCCGAGGTCCTGCTGCCTGGCGAGCCGGAGCGGCGCATGCGCGCCGAGCGTCTCGCCGAGGGCGTGCCGCTGCCCGAGCCCGTCTGGGAGACCCTGCTCGCCGCCGGCCGGCCGCACGGCCTCGACGGCAACGCCTACCGCACCTGA